The segment CAATTTGGGCAACGTCTATAACTGATGTCAGGGCTGTTGCAGATGCATTGAGGAAGGTGGCATTAACCAGGATCAGCATTACGATGGTAAATGAAACAACCAGGATAAAACCGGCGGTACCCAGGGATTTTCTGGCAACCTCTGCAATCGATTTCCCTCCCTCACGCACGCTCACAAACAGGGCAGAAAAATCATGCACGGCCCCGAAGAATATACCGCCAATTACGATCCACAACCAGGCGGGTCCCCATCCATAAATTATTGCCATAATAGGACCGATAATCGGTCCCGCACCTGCTATCGTTGCAAAATGATGGGCGAAAACAACAGGGGTTGCGGTAGGAATATAATCCCGTTTATCATCAATTTTCACCGCAGGGGTAGTGCGCTCCGGATCAATTCCGATTGACCCCGATATATACCGGGCATAAAAGCGCCCTGCCAAAATAAAACAGGCAATCGAAATGAACAAGATTATAACAGGATTCATAATTTTTATGAACAGCAAGCAATATAAGTAAACAAGGCAGGTCCCATGTAAAGTATATCCTCATCAAGTAAAAACCGGGGGCTATGCAAAGGCTGGTTCGTACCCTTTTCAGGGCTACCTGAACCTAAAAAAATATAAGCACCCTTAATTTTCTCCAGATAATATGAGAAATCCTCCCCCCCCATCTTAGGCTCTATCTCTTCCACTGATTTACCACCAAATAACTCAACAATTTTATCTTGTATGAATTCCAATTGGGGCCGTGGGTTATGAAGTGCAGGATGACCCTTCAGGTACTCAAACTGATATGATGCATTGTTCAGTGTGGCAATACCCTTAATTGTGTCCTCTATTAACAGGGGCATCTTGTACCTCAATTCCTTAGAGAGTGTTCTCACCGTTCCTGTAATATTTACCTTATCAGGAATGACATTAAAGGTTGTGCCACCCGTTATCTGACACAAGGATATTACGCAGGGTGATAAAGGATTTGTCCTTCTTGAGACAATCGTTTGGAGAGCCAGGATTACCTCGGCGGCAATGACGACCGGATCTATACATAAATGCGGGGTTGATGCATGACCACCTCTCCCTGAAATCGTAATAACAATACGGTCTGTAGCCGCCATGGTAGCGCCGGAACGCACGCCGAAAACACCGGACGGAATATTCGGTTCAATATGTACTCCGTAAATCTCATCCACATCCTGGAGCACACCATGCTCTATCATGAGTTTTGCCCCGCCGGGATGCTGCTCCTCGCATGGCTGAAAGATAAATTTTATATGCCGTTTCAGTTTATCCCGTAGTTGCGCCGCAAGTCTTGCAGTGCCAAGGAGCATTGCCATATTGGCATCATGACCGCATGCATGCGATATTCCTTCATTCCTTGATTTAAATCCGAGATCATTTTCCTCGGTTACGGGCAGTGCATCCATATCGGCCCGGAAGGCTACCGTACGTGATGCACCATCAACCTGTAAAGTGGCAACGATCCCTGTTTTAGCCACATCTGTCTGTACGGAAAGTCCTAACTGTCTTAGTTCTTCGGCTATAACGCCGGAAGTGCGAAACTCATTGAATCCCGTCTCGGGGTATTCATGAAAATTCCTGCGCATCCGGACGATATAGTCATGTATCCTCCTGGCATTGGTAAGAATTTCTTCTGTCATTGTTCTGTTTTGCATGAATTAGGCCTTCGGCGACTAAAAAACACATTTTCCCTCCCTTGACGGGAGGGATTAAGGGAGGGTGATCACAGATTGTTCCTTTCACCCCCACCTAACCTCCCCCATCGAGCCTGCCTGTGCGTCGCCGCACGCAGACAGGGGGGAGGAACTAACAGCTTGAAATTCCTATACATTAAACTATTTTCAGATGTCTATCCTGACCCTGTCTCACTGCTCACCAAATAAGACTGTTTCTGTTATTGCGAGAAGCGAAGAAGCAATCTCTGTCTTTGGGATTGCTTCGGAAAAGACCCTCGCAATGACCGGTAAAAACATATAAGGGTGGGCACTTCCCACCAAAAAAACAATCGCCGTAAACGAACGAACAGGCAATTGGCAGGCAGTGCCTGCCCTACATAAAAAACATGTTTTAACACCACGAAGAACTTAGCGCAGTCAAAGGCCGCGCCAGGTGCATCGTGGTAGAAATTGTGTTCCTTTCATTTTTATTTACCGGAACCTTTTTCCACAACCCCAAGTCCGTTACCTTCCGGCAGTATCAACCTTCCCTTGTCAACGATGACACCTCTGTATGGGTCATTTGTAATGAGTAAATGTCCGTCAAGATCAACATAGTCGGCAAGGGACGCCAGATGAGCGGCGGCTGTGATAGAGAGTGAGCTTTCAATATTACAGCCAATCATTACTTTAAGGCCGTGAGCTCTGGCTGTATGAATGGTCCGGAGCGCTTCGCGAATACCGCCACACTTCATGAGTTTTATATTAATTCCCTCCACTACCTCTGACAATGCCGGTATATCGGATGAAGTTCTGATATCTTCATCTGCGAAAACAGGAATCTTTACCTGTCCTCTTATCCTTCTCAGGGCATCAATATTGCCAACCGGAAACGGTTGTTCCACGAGCTCCACATCAAGCTTTTCCATTTTATGCAACTTTCTTATTGCCTCATCTGCTGTCCAGCCGGTATTGGCATCGACGCGAAAGACTGCCTTCGTAATCTTTCGCAATTCGCCAAGCATCTCTATGTCGTTTCCCTTACCAACCTTTATCTTAAGAACAGGAAAATCCTTAGCCTCCTCAACCTTCTCACACATCTTTTCAATGGTATCAAGCCCTATCGTAAATGATGTTAACCTTGTTCCTGGTTGATTAAGCCCCAAAAGCTTGTAGAGAGGCACTTTCAGCTTCTTACCAACCATATCATATAGCGCTATATCAATCGCCGCCCGGGCTGCAGCGTCCACGGGAAATCTGTTTGCAAGAGAACTGGTTATATCTTCTATGGAAAAGGGATCGGCATTTCCCAGCAAGTCTGCCGCTTTGATAAGCATTCCGGTAACGTTGTGTAATTCTTCTCCGAAAAAACCGGTTGGTGCGGCTTCTCCGATCCCGCAGGTTTCTTCACTGTCTTTTAATTGAACTGCAACGTTATTTTGAATACTACGGGTTTCCCTGGCGATCTGAAAGGTGTGCTTTAGTTTTAAGGTAAGCGGATAAAAGGATAATTTCATGGCAAAAGAGGGCGAATAACATCAAGAAATTTTGCTACGCCAAATCTGACAGGATCGGTAGCAGGAAGTTTTGTCTCTTTTTCCGTATTCCGTATCTCCTGCAGTGCATCATGCTCGGACATACCATAAGAATTAAGGGAAATTCCCAGTACTTTACAGGGATAGAAAGGCTGTGCCAGCTTTTCGTAAAGTTCAATCAGATCGTGAAGTGGTAACATGGGAAACTTTGTATGTCTCAGTATTTTCCTTGCCGGCTGATGACAGAGGATAAGGCCTTGCGGAGCCGTACCATGCAGTAGACCGAGGGTAACACCGGAATATGCCGGATGGATAACGGATCCCTGTCCCTCAATGCTTAATAACCGAAAATGAGCCCGGTCTAATACAAGTTTTTCTGCTGCACCGGAAATAAAATCGGAAAGAACATGGTCTACGGCGATCCCACTCCCTTCAATCATAATACCGGTCTGTCCGGTTGCTACAAAACAGGCATTAATCCCCTCCTTCTTTGCTGCATGAGTAACCTCAAGGGAAGTCAGCATTTTACCTACATTACAATCCGAGCCTACCGTAAGAATCCGCAACGTCCGTGTCTCTTTCGCCCTCCCTGTCCCGATACCAATATCCTTGGGCGATTTACGGACATCACGAATATTCACCTCGTGGTCGCGTGCCAATTGCAAAAATTGAGGGTCTTCGCCTAAATAACAATGAAGACCACTCACAATATTCAGTTTATTCCTGATTGCATCTGTAATATGATTGCGCCATTCAACCGGAAGTGTCCCCCCGGGAGGGGCAATACCGATAAGAAGATCCGTAGGTTGTAACGGCATTGCCTCCGCAACATTGCTGACAACAGGAATGTTTTTACCAATGCCGATAAGGGAAGCAGCATCTTTTCCTGTGTTAAAGCGGTCTATAATACCAACGACCTCCTCTTTGCGATACCGGATAACACCTACTGCTGTTTTGGCATTGAAAATATCGAATTTTCCTTCAGCCAGTATAAGAATCCTTTGCTTTGTCATTGGATTTAAAAAATTTATTTTCGTCTTTTCCCTTTGGTGTGATGTTTTTCTGTGGTGGAAGATTCTAATTTGCGGATATGCATCTCATATTCCGTTGCACTTA is part of the Candidatus Jettenia sp. AMX2 genome and harbors:
- a CDS encoding dipeptide epimerase, which translates into the protein MKLSFYPLTLKLKHTFQIARETRSIQNNVAVQLKDSEETCGIGEAAPTGFFGEELHNVTGMLIKAADLLGNADPFSIEDITSSLANRFPVDAAARAAIDIALYDMVGKKLKVPLYKLLGLNQPGTRLTSFTIGLDTIEKMCEKVEEAKDFPVLKIKVGKGNDIEMLGELRKITKAVFRVDANTGWTADEAIRKLHKMEKLDVELVEQPFPVGNIDALRRIRGQVKIPVFADEDIRTSSDIPALSEVVEGINIKLMKCGGIREALRTIHTARAHGLKVMIGCNIESSLSITAAAHLASLADYVDLDGHLLITNDPYRGVIVDKGRLILPEGNGLGVVEKGSGK
- a CDS encoding DUF1611 domain-containing protein, with product MTKQRILILAEGKFDIFNAKTAVGVIRYRKEEVVGIIDRFNTGKDAASLIGIGKNIPVVSNVAEAMPLQPTDLLIGIAPPGGTLPVEWRNHITDAIRNKLNIVSGLHCYLGEDPQFLQLARDHEVNIRDVRKSPKDIGIGTGRAKETRTLRILTVGSDCNVGKMLTSLEVTHAAKKEGINACFVATGQTGIMIEGSGIAVDHVLSDFISGAAEKLVLDRAHFRLLSIEGQGSVIHPAYSGVTLGLLHGTAPQGLILCHQPARKILRHTKFPMLPLHDLIELYEKLAQPFYPCKVLGISLNSYGMSEHDALQEIRNTEKETKLPATDPVRFGVAKFLDVIRPLLP
- a CDS encoding M20 family metallopeptidase, with translation MQNRTMTEEILTNARRIHDYIVRMRRNFHEYPETGFNEFRTSGVIAEELRQLGLSVQTDVAKTGIVATLQVDGASRTVAFRADMDALPVTEENDLGFKSRNEGISHACGHDANMAMLLGTARLAAQLRDKLKRHIKFIFQPCEEQHPGGAKLMIEHGVLQDVDEIYGVHIEPNIPSGVFGVRSGATMAATDRIVITISGRGGHASTPHLCIDPVVIAAEVILALQTIVSRRTNPLSPCVISLCQITGGTTFNVIPDKVNITGTVRTLSKELRYKMPLLIEDTIKGIATLNNASYQFEYLKGHPALHNPRPQLEFIQDKIVELFGGKSVEEIEPKMGGEDFSYYLEKIKGAYIFLGSGSPEKGTNQPLHSPRFLLDEDILYMGPALFTYIACCS